Proteins from one Candidatus Methylomirabilis tolerans genomic window:
- a CDS encoding M23 family metallopeptidase: MARKFYTVLILPDASSQIRRFHIAKPLFSAISVTAGLIFVAFLFLIYQAVGHTGHMLELRQLRATANGQTDLLQKFERLENQMTQLREFDLRLRTAAGLEVKDAERAIVGVGGADTLSSRALMVAAVAHQGVAGDSSETIRPDNLGGELDRLSREMNDRNKSFQGLIGSLEAKRSLLASTPTIWPVKGWLTAGFGQRRSPFTGQRQMHEGVDIANTVGTPVIAPADGIVRYTGPLGGFGDVVSVDHGHKISTFYAHLQQHKVSQGQRVRRGDVLGLVGTTGRVTGPHLHYEIQVNEVSVDPTKYVIDQETVKYLGNGDSAE, encoded by the coding sequence ATGGCGAGAAAGTTTTATACGGTCCTTATCCTTCCTGATGCCAGTTCTCAGATTCGAAGATTCCACATCGCCAAACCGCTCTTTAGCGCTATTAGCGTCACTGCGGGTCTTATTTTCGTTGCCTTTTTATTTCTCATCTATCAAGCGGTAGGCCATACCGGTCACATGTTGGAACTCCGTCAGCTTCGAGCGACGGCAAACGGCCAGACCGACCTGTTGCAGAAGTTTGAGCGCCTGGAGAATCAGATGACCCAGCTTCGGGAGTTCGATCTCCGGCTGCGGACGGCAGCCGGTCTGGAGGTAAAGGATGCGGAACGTGCAATCGTCGGCGTAGGCGGGGCGGATACCTTGAGTTCTCGCGCCCTGATGGTGGCGGCCGTTGCTCATCAGGGTGTCGCTGGCGATTCTTCGGAAACGATCAGACCAGATAATCTGGGCGGGGAACTTGATCGCTTAAGCCGCGAGATGAACGATCGCAACAAGAGCTTTCAGGGTCTGATCGGGTCGCTCGAGGCGAAGCGCAGTCTCCTGGCCTCCACCCCGACCATCTGGCCGGTCAAGGGGTGGCTCACGGCCGGGTTTGGGCAACGTCGCTCTCCCTTTACCGGGCAGCGACAGATGCATGAAGGAGTTGATATCGCGAATACCGTTGGAACACCCGTCATCGCCCCCGCCGACGGGATCGTCAGGTATACGGGGCCGCTCGGCGGTTTCGGTGACGTAGTCTCAGTTGATCACGGCCACAAGATCTCTACCTTCTATGCCCATCTGCAACAGCACAAGGTGTCTCAGGGTCAGCGGGTGAGAAGAGGGGACGTTCTTGGCCTGGTGGGGACAACGGGCCGCGTGACTGGGCCCCACCTTCATTACGAGATCCAGGTGAACGAGGTGTCGGTTGATCCAACCAAGTATGTCATCGACCAGGAAACGGTAAAATATCTCGGGAACGGTGACTCGGCCGAGTAG
- the secA gene encoding preprotein translocase subunit SecA, with protein sequence MFMKLVSKVVGTKNERELKRIRPMVTAINELEPKVKALSDDELRGKTTEFRERIAQGAAVDELLTEAFAVVREAGRRVLNMRHFDVQLLGGIVLHEGKIAEMATGEGKTLVATLPVYLNALEGKGVHVVTVNDYLAKRDSQWMGGIYRFLGLTVGLIQHDIDDATRKLAYGADVTYGTNNEYGFDYLRDNMKFSVADFAQRELHYAIVDEVDSILIDEARTPLIISGPAEESTEKYYQIDRIIPRLKQGATIVGGKMYEAEAQVSGDYMVDEKAKSVALTESGVTKVEGLLGIKNLYDPAHMDIVHHVQQALKAHVLFKLDVDYVVKDGEVVIVDEFTGRLMPGRRWSDGLHQAVEAKERVKIERENQTLATITFQNYFRMYKKLAGMTGTADTEAAEFAQIYNLDVMVMPTNQPLIRVNDPDVIYKSGREKYDAVVEEIAELHKIGRPVLVGTTSIEKNEKLSALLKRKGIPHQVLNAKQHEREAEIVAQAGRFKAVTIATNMAGRGTDILLGGSSKYLAAELLRRGEVSKDGVDPHECARTLEEVRQMQHYGLLDLSVNVEEYAAALAVIRQQTEAEHQQVVALGGMHIIGTERHEARRIDNQLRGRAGRQGDPGSSRFYLSLEDDLLRLFGSDRISNIMEKLGIEEGEPIEHSMVTRAIETAQKRVEAHNFDIRKHLIEYDDVMNKQRQIIYAERCKILDGESLQGILGEMRGEVIDELLTLYAGEESYPEQWDLAGLTEAVKRQFDVEISWSPEEVAGLTVALLRDSIEERALKAYEERETRFGPELSRYLERMVMLQVVDGQWKDHLLAMDHLKEGIGLRGYGQKDPLVEYKREGFAMFEAMIDRIKQQTIEYLYRVQVAPAEALAFAGAQQAPADAASVEGNQAIRSQPGPQPKAAERSLRPAAATAPIKVAGKKIGRNDPCPCGSGQKYKKCCGA encoded by the coding sequence ATGTTCATGAAGCTTGTATCCAAGGTTGTTGGAACCAAAAACGAGCGGGAGCTCAAGCGAATCAGGCCGATGGTGACAGCGATCAACGAGCTGGAGCCGAAGGTGAAGGCACTTTCTGATGATGAGCTTCGCGGCAAAACGACCGAGTTCAGGGAACGGATTGCACAGGGAGCAGCCGTCGACGAACTGCTTACTGAAGCCTTTGCAGTCGTCCGAGAGGCCGGGCGCCGCGTGCTCAACATGCGCCACTTCGATGTCCAACTGCTTGGCGGCATCGTTCTGCATGAGGGCAAGATCGCTGAGATGGCGACCGGTGAAGGCAAGACCCTGGTGGCGACGCTCCCGGTCTACCTGAATGCGCTGGAGGGCAAGGGTGTCCATGTCGTGACCGTCAACGACTACCTGGCCAAGCGGGATAGCCAGTGGATGGGCGGGATCTACCGGTTCCTCGGACTGACCGTGGGCCTGATTCAGCACGACATAGACGATGCGACCAGAAAACTGGCCTACGGCGCTGACGTCACCTACGGGACCAATAACGAATACGGCTTTGATTACCTGCGCGATAACATGAAGTTTTCCGTCGCAGACTTCGCGCAGCGGGAGTTGCACTATGCCATCGTAGATGAGGTGGACTCGATCCTGATCGATGAGGCCCGAACGCCGTTGATCATCTCCGGACCGGCGGAGGAATCGACCGAGAAGTACTATCAGATCGACCGGATCATTCCGAGGCTGAAGCAGGGCGCCACCATCGTGGGCGGCAAGATGTATGAGGCCGAGGCTCAAGTATCCGGTGACTATATGGTCGACGAAAAGGCGAAGTCGGTCGCGCTCACCGAGAGCGGGGTGACCAAGGTGGAGGGCCTGCTGGGCATCAAGAACCTCTACGACCCGGCTCATATGGATATTGTCCACCACGTCCAGCAGGCGCTGAAGGCGCATGTCCTCTTCAAATTGGACGTAGACTATGTGGTTAAGGATGGTGAGGTGGTGATCGTCGATGAGTTCACCGGTCGTCTGATGCCTGGGAGACGGTGGAGCGATGGACTCCATCAGGCGGTAGAGGCGAAAGAGCGGGTCAAGATCGAACGGGAGAACCAGACCCTGGCTACCATCACCTTCCAGAATTACTTCCGGATGTACAAGAAGCTGGCGGGGATGACCGGGACCGCCGACACGGAGGCCGCTGAATTCGCCCAGATTTATAATCTCGATGTGATGGTGATGCCGACGAACCAGCCGCTGATTCGGGTCAACGATCCGGATGTCATCTACAAGAGCGGGCGGGAAAAGTACGATGCGGTCGTAGAGGAGATCGCCGAGTTGCACAAGATCGGGCGACCGGTCCTGGTCGGGACCACCTCGATCGAGAAGAACGAAAAGCTCTCGGCGCTCCTGAAACGAAAGGGGATCCCTCATCAGGTGCTGAACGCCAAGCAGCATGAGCGGGAGGCGGAGATTGTCGCGCAAGCCGGCCGCTTTAAGGCGGTCACCATCGCCACCAATATGGCCGGCCGCGGGACCGACATCCTTTTAGGTGGGAGTTCGAAGTACCTGGCGGCGGAGTTGCTCCGACGGGGTGAGGTGTCGAAGGATGGGGTCGATCCTCACGAGTGTGCCCGTACGCTCGAGGAGGTTCGGCAGATGCAGCACTATGGGTTGTTGGATCTGTCGGTGAACGTCGAAGAGTATGCCGCGGCGCTGGCCGTCATCCGCCAACAGACCGAGGCCGAACACCAGCAGGTCGTAGCCCTGGGCGGTATGCACATCATCGGGACCGAGCGCCATGAAGCCCGCCGCATCGATAATCAGCTCAGGGGGCGTGCCGGTCGTCAAGGCGACCCCGGCTCATCCCGCTTCTATCTGTCGCTCGAGGACGATCTTCTTCGCCTGTTCGGCTCCGACCGTATCAGTAACATTATGGAGAAATTGGGGATCGAGGAAGGGGAGCCGATCGAGCACAGTATGGTCACCCGCGCGATCGAGACGGCTCAGAAGCGGGTAGAGGCTCATAACTTCGATATCCGTAAGCACCTCATCGAGTACGATGACGTGATGAATAAGCAGCGGCAAATCATCTACGCCGAGCGCTGCAAGATCCTTGATGGCGAGAGCCTGCAAGGTATCCTGGGTGAGATGCGTGGCGAGGTGATCGACGAGTTGCTCACACTCTACGCCGGCGAGGAGAGCTATCCCGAGCAGTGGGATCTGGCGGGCCTCACCGAGGCGGTGAAAAGACAGTTCGATGTGGAGATCTCGTGGTCGCCTGAGGAAGTGGCCGGGCTCACTGTGGCATTGCTGCGCGATAGCATCGAAGAACGAGCCCTCAAGGCCTACGAGGAGCGGGAGACGCGGTTTGGCCCTGAGCTTTCGCGGTATCTGGAACGGATGGTCATGTTGCAGGTGGTAGATGGGCAGTGGAAGGACCACCTTCTAGCCATGGATCACCTGAAAGAGGGGATCGGACTTCGAGGATACGGTCAAAAAGATCCGCTCGTCGAATATAAGCGCGAAGGCTTCGCGATGTTTGAGGCGATGATCGACCGCATTAAGCAGCAGACAATCGAATACCTCTACCGGGTCCAGGTAGCTCCAGCCGAGGCCCTCGCATTTGCAGGGGCACAGCAAGCGCCGGCCGATGCGGCGAGCGTGGAGGGCAATCAGGCCATTCGCTCCCAGCCAGGACCGCAGCCGAAAGCTGCAGAGCGTTCTCTCCGCCCGGCCGCCGCGACCGCGCCCATCAAAGTGGCCGGAAAGAAGATCGGACGGAATGATCCCTGCCCCTGCGGCAGCGGCCAGAAATACAAGAAGTGTTGCGGCGCCTGA
- a CDS encoding thiolase domain-containing protein produces the protein MRGVSVIGIGCTPFGQQNGVSITDLALQACREALSDAQIPTSLVRAFYLGNFVSEALVHQGALAPIVAHRLGLRPIPCTKVEGACASSGIAFRHGVLLIASGVCDIVLVAGVEKMTSAGTGAVTEALASAGDADSEMRLGLTFPGTFGIIMRRHMHQHGTTREQVAMVSVKNRQSGSANPKAHFQKPVALGEVLESRLICDPLRLYDCTPISDGAAAAVLCAADPATEYADQPIDIIGSGHAMGPATLFEMADLTTFEASVAAAQQAYREAGLTPRDIDVAEVHDCFTIAEITAIEDLGFVEKGKGGPAVADGLTALDGMLPINPSGGLLSKGHPVGATGLAQIYEIVGQLRGEAINQVKGAHIGLAHNLGGTGAVSTVHILKRR, from the coding sequence ATGCGCGGGGTGTCGGTCATTGGCATCGGGTGCACGCCGTTCGGGCAACAGAACGGCGTCAGTATTACTGATCTGGCGCTTCAGGCATGTCGGGAGGCCCTGAGCGACGCACAGATCCCCACGAGTCTGGTACGGGCGTTCTACCTTGGCAACTTCGTCTCAGAGGCTCTTGTCCATCAAGGGGCATTGGCCCCGATCGTCGCGCATCGGCTCGGCCTGAGACCGATTCCCTGCACGAAGGTAGAAGGGGCGTGCGCTTCCTCCGGTATTGCCTTCCGTCATGGGGTGCTGCTGATCGCATCGGGTGTATGTGATATCGTACTCGTCGCGGGTGTCGAGAAGATGACCTCGGCGGGGACGGGGGCGGTGACGGAGGCGCTGGCGTCGGCTGGCGACGCCGACAGCGAGATGCGGCTCGGTCTCACCTTTCCAGGGACCTTCGGGATCATCATGCGGCGGCATATGCATCAGCATGGGACGACGCGCGAGCAGGTGGCGATGGTCTCGGTCAAGAACCGGCAGAGCGGCAGCGCCAACCCCAAGGCCCATTTTCAGAAGCCGGTGGCTTTGGGGGAGGTCCTGGAGTCAAGGCTGATCTGTGATCCGCTTCGACTCTATGACTGCACGCCGATCAGCGATGGCGCCGCAGCCGCGGTCTTGTGCGCAGCCGATCCGGCCACCGAGTACGCCGATCAGCCGATTGATATTATCGGCTCCGGTCACGCCATGGGTCCGGCGACGCTGTTCGAGATGGCGGATCTGACTACGTTTGAAGCCTCGGTGGCCGCCGCGCAGCAGGCCTACCGCGAGGCCGGTCTGACCCCGCGCGATATCGACGTGGCCGAAGTGCACGATTGCTTTACCATCGCCGAGATTACGGCCATTGAAGACCTGGGTTTCGTCGAGAAAGGAAAAGGGGGACCAGCCGTTGCCGATGGACTGACGGCGCTTGACGGGATGCTCCCGATCAACCCGAGCGGCGGCCTGTTGAGCAAGGGGCATCCGGTGGGCGCCACAGGTCTCGCCCAGATCTATGAGATCGTCGGGCAGTTGAGGGGTGAGGCAATCAATCAGGTGAAGGGTGCCCATATCGGCTTGGCTCACAACCTTGGTGGGACCGGGGCGGTCAGTACGGTCCACATCCTGAAGCGGCGGTGA
- a CDS encoding OB-fold domain-containing protein, translated as MASFEAFTCDACKGLFARSQRSCRRCGASAILPVNLSGRGLLTSFTTIRMPPTAFQGQEPYDIAVIDLEEGLRVTARLTVQAGRTAGIGDPVMFETMCPYGAAFRLIEEQE; from the coding sequence ATGGCCTCGTTCGAGGCGTTTACGTGCGATGCGTGCAAGGGCCTGTTCGCGAGATCTCAACGCTCATGCCGGCGTTGCGGGGCCTCAGCCATCCTGCCGGTGAACCTGTCCGGTCGAGGCCTGCTCACCTCCTTTACGACGATTCGAATGCCGCCGACTGCCTTTCAGGGACAGGAGCCGTACGATATTGCGGTTATCGATCTGGAGGAAGGATTGCGGGTGACGGCTCGACTTACCGTCCAGGCCGGAAGAACAGCAGGGATCGGTGATCCGGTGATGTTCGAAACGATGTGTCCGTATGGGGCGGCCTTTCGGCTGATCGAAGAGCAGGAATGA
- a CDS encoding acyltransferase, with protein MSDNILTIAGIQMGCGADPGANLERALGLGRVAVERGAKIICFAECFAWPWFPRQADQSQFATAESVPGPLSEAIAAFARECQAAVVAPIFERGADAAYYNTALVFDADGTMLGHYRKNHIPQLQNYQEQFYFQPGNQGFPVFHTRYATIGIQISWDNFFPEGSRLLALQGAELIYAPMSASVIASAAKWERAIVGSAVYNGVFAFRVNRVEGEDGLPFYGKSCCVDPNGDFVVEPSGLSEGVILAEIDLRWVKTVRDIWPFLQDRRPEIYTGLA; from the coding sequence ATGAGCGACAACATACTCACGATTGCGGGAATCCAGATGGGATGCGGGGCGGACCCTGGGGCCAATCTGGAGAGAGCATTAGGGCTCGGCAGGGTTGCGGTCGAACGGGGGGCGAAGATTATCTGTTTTGCGGAATGCTTCGCTTGGCCTTGGTTTCCACGTCAGGCAGATCAGTCGCAGTTTGCTACCGCCGAGTCAGTTCCAGGACCGCTCAGTGAGGCGATTGCCGCATTTGCACGGGAGTGTCAAGCTGCTGTCGTCGCTCCGATCTTCGAACGCGGGGCGGATGCCGCCTACTACAATACGGCCCTCGTGTTTGACGCCGACGGGACCATGCTGGGTCATTATCGGAAAAATCATATCCCGCAACTCCAGAACTATCAGGAACAGTTCTATTTCCAGCCTGGAAACCAGGGATTCCCTGTTTTCCATACACGATACGCCACGATCGGCATCCAGATCTCGTGGGATAACTTCTTTCCTGAAGGGTCTCGCCTGCTCGCCCTTCAGGGGGCGGAACTGATCTATGCGCCGATGTCCGCCTCGGTGATCGCATCTGCTGCCAAGTGGGAGCGGGCGATTGTCGGGAGCGCGGTCTACAACGGGGTCTTTGCGTTTCGAGTTAATCGGGTCGAAGGCGAGGACGGGTTGCCCTTCTACGGAAAGAGCTGTTGCGTTGATCCGAACGGCGACTTCGTAGTAGAACCGAGCGGCCTCAGCGAGGGCGTCATCCTGGCCGAGATCGACCTGAGATGGGTTAAGACGGTCAGAGACATCTGGCCCTTCCTCCAGGACCGCCGGCCGGAGATCTACACAGGGTTGGCCTAG
- a CDS encoding DUF1015 domain-containing protein, whose product MALIAPFRGLRYNPQLVTDLSVVMAPPYDVISPEGQRTFHARHEQNVIRLILGETLAGDDAERNQYSRAGDYFRRWQAEQVLIRDPAPALYLYQQTFRLPDAKTLTRHGLIGLVRLEEFGSRTVFPHERTMGAAKADRLRLMQACHANLSSVFGVYPGRVHELDRLVAAAGESKPAIDLTDWDNIRHQVWICQDREAITRLQVECVSTPIFIADGHHRYETALNFRDLMRAKEQGDPVQMQKRPYNYIMMTLVSATDPGLVILPIHRLLRHLPGGSLEGYLAQLTPQFAVEQLSVPRDPEAVASALLGRMRQTKEGTHCFGLYGGEEQAYLLTLTDERALEAGVENDKPLVYRQLDVTIAHTLLIERPRSRYGLSDLPEDALSYNHDAAETIRLVQQGGWAAAIVLNPTRIAEVQAVAEAGLRMPPKSTFFYPKLLTGLVIHPLMSDEAVEVQAAEK is encoded by the coding sequence ATGGCGTTAATCGCACCTTTCAGAGGATTGCGGTACAATCCTCAACTCGTCACAGACCTGAGTGTGGTGATGGCTCCGCCCTACGATGTTATTTCACCGGAAGGGCAGCGAACCTTTCACGCTCGTCACGAGCAGAACGTCATTCGTCTGATCCTGGGAGAAACGCTGGCGGGAGACGACGCCGAACGGAACCAATACAGTCGCGCGGGAGACTACTTCCGCCGATGGCAGGCCGAGCAGGTACTGATTCGCGACCCTGCGCCCGCGCTGTACCTCTACCAGCAGACCTTTCGGCTTCCCGACGCGAAGACGCTCACACGGCACGGTCTGATCGGACTGGTTCGTCTGGAGGAGTTCGGTAGTCGTACAGTCTTTCCGCATGAGCGAACCATGGGAGCGGCCAAGGCGGACCGACTTCGCCTGATGCAGGCCTGCCACGCGAACTTGAGCTCTGTCTTCGGCGTTTATCCCGGTCGTGTTCACGAGTTGGATCGGCTGGTAGCTGCAGCCGGGGAGTCCAAGCCGGCCATTGACCTTACCGATTGGGATAATATCCGCCATCAGGTCTGGATCTGTCAGGATCGCGAGGCGATCACGAGACTTCAGGTGGAGTGTGTGTCAACCCCGATCTTCATCGCGGATGGTCATCATCGATATGAAACGGCGCTCAACTTCCGAGATCTGATGCGGGCAAAGGAGCAGGGCGATCCCGTCCAGATGCAGAAACGGCCCTACAACTACATAATGATGACGCTGGTCAGCGCGACAGACCCTGGCTTGGTCATCCTTCCGATCCATCGGCTGCTCAGACACCTTCCGGGCGGTAGTCTGGAAGGTTATCTGGCTCAGCTTACCCCGCAATTCGCCGTCGAGCAACTGTCTGTTCCCCGCGATCCTGAGGCGGTTGCCTCGGCCCTGCTCGGTCGGATGCGACAGACCAAAGAGGGGACGCACTGTTTCGGTCTGTACGGTGGAGAGGAGCAGGCATACCTCCTGACGCTCACTGACGAACGGGCTCTGGAGGCAGGGGTGGAGAATGACAAGCCGCTCGTCTACAGACAACTTGATGTGACCATCGCGCATACACTGCTGATCGAAAGACCGCGTTCACGGTATGGGCTGAGCGATCTTCCGGAGGATGCGCTCAGTTATAATCATGATGCCGCAGAGACCATCCGGCTGGTCCAGCAAGGGGGGTGGGCGGCGGCCATTGTGCTCAATCCAACCAGGATCGCCGAAGTCCAGGCAGTAGCCGAGGCCGGCTTACGGATGCCGCCAAAGTCGACTTTCTTCTATCCCAAGCTCCTCACCGGCTTGGTCATCCATCCCCTCATGTCCGATGAGGCAGTCGAAGTCCAGGCTGCCGAGAAATAG
- a CDS encoding GDP-mannose 4,6-dehydratase — MRLIFNKANDRLLHAKPTVLITGINGFVGSHLADLLISEGYPVSGIALTHDLRHLSHVNQQISLAYGDVRNTKEVADILTEVKPDYIYHLAGSSFVPDAEADPRIVYDVNVLGTLNVLEAARSTHLNARILIVGSSEVYGYVPESALPVSEEYPLKPINLYGVTKACVDMMACQYATAYKMHVIRVRPFNHIGPRQSEQFVCSSFAKQIVEIEQGIRTPILHVGNLESRRDFTDVRDVVRAYRTLLEKAKGGEVYNIGSNRAWKIGDIIGMLIEASRVKEIALEQQSLRVRQNDIPIMRCDTSKVEKAIGWRPDIPIERTLQDLLNYWRETISDVQVLEKRPQGV; from the coding sequence TTGAGGCTGATCTTCAATAAGGCAAACGACAGATTGTTGCACGCTAAACCCACAGTTCTGATCACCGGTATCAATGGATTTGTCGGGAGCCATCTCGCAGACCTGCTGATATCGGAAGGCTATCCGGTCTCAGGAATTGCCTTGACCCACGATCTGAGACACCTCTCGCATGTCAACCAACAGATTTCTCTCGCTTATGGGGATGTCCGGAATACCAAAGAGGTTGCGGATATTCTGACCGAGGTGAAGCCGGATTATATTTATCACCTTGCCGGTTCATCGTTTGTTCCAGATGCGGAGGCCGACCCAAGAATTGTCTACGATGTAAACGTGCTAGGAACGCTGAATGTGCTCGAAGCTGCTCGATCAACTCATCTGAATGCCAGGATTCTGATTGTTGGTTCGAGTGAAGTCTACGGTTATGTACCGGAATCAGCGCTTCCTGTCAGCGAGGAATACCCCCTCAAACCGATCAATCTCTACGGCGTGACAAAAGCGTGTGTGGATATGATGGCGTGTCAGTACGCAACCGCTTACAAGATGCATGTCATTCGTGTGCGGCCCTTCAATCATATCGGGCCCAGACAGTCGGAGCAATTTGTATGTTCGAGCTTTGCCAAGCAGATCGTTGAGATCGAGCAGGGTATCCGCACACCGATTCTCCACGTCGGCAATCTTGAATCCCGCCGAGACTTTACTGATGTGCGCGACGTGGTGAGGGCGTACAGGACGCTTCTGGAAAAGGCCAAGGGCGGAGAGGTGTATAATATCGGCAGCAACAGGGCATGGAAGATCGGGGATATCATTGGGATGCTTATCGAGGCAAGTCGTGTGAAGGAGATCGCACTCGAACAGCAGTCACTTCGGGTCCGCCAGAATGATATTCCGATTATGCGCTGCGATACTTCCAAAGTTGAAAAGGCGATTGGGTGGCGACCCGACATTCCGATCGAACGGACACTGCAGGATCTCCTGAATTACTGGAGAGAAACGATCAGTGATGTCCAGGTCTTAGAGAAGCGCCCTCAGGGTGTCTAG
- a CDS encoding NAD(P)/FAD-dependent oxidoreductase, producing the protein MPQIPVIIVGAGPAGSVLAGLLAQREIETLLLDKATFPREKICGDYLSPGTVRLLDQLNLLDLVRSAGAQRLWGMTVISPDGTTFTAEFPVITEINGSPPFALSIPRAILDSLLLTWARGFGVQCVEGFRVTDLIFENGRVCGVTGIGPTGQKTYRGRIVVGADGRDSVVARRLGLYQPHPTLRRMAMVAYYAGARCNVPLRDHGLICIGDRSYCILNPIGERLANAAIVMDQGIVQGWKGKLDELFDGRLQAFPLALSALGSTTRRGPVRCLGPLAFRAHHAAKAGALLIGDAAGFYDPFTGEGVGHALCSAKLATREVVSAIAEGDGGLTEAHLWRFDDEQRKAVTSRTRLGAILQAIIRRPGAANAVAQLLRRRQPFADLMLGVVGDLLPPHTLFSLDTLRALL; encoded by the coding sequence ATGCCACAAATCCCGGTAATTATTGTGGGAGCCGGTCCGGCCGGCTCGGTTCTGGCCGGGCTTCTGGCACAGCGCGAGATTGAGACGCTCCTGCTCGACAAGGCGACTTTCCCTCGCGAGAAGATCTGCGGCGACTATCTCAGCCCGGGAACCGTCAGACTCCTCGATCAGCTCAACCTGCTGGACCTCGTACGCTCGGCCGGAGCGCAACGTCTGTGGGGCATGACGGTCATCTCTCCGGATGGCACGACCTTCACGGCCGAGTTTCCCGTCATCACCGAAATCAATGGGTCTCCCCCCTTCGCACTTTCCATCCCCAGGGCCATTCTTGACAGCCTGTTGCTGACATGGGCTCGCGGCTTCGGGGTGCAATGCGTCGAAGGATTTCGTGTAACCGATCTGATCTTTGAGAATGGACGCGTCTGCGGTGTCACGGGGATCGGGCCGACGGGCCAGAAAACGTATCGGGGGCGGATCGTCGTAGGTGCGGACGGACGAGACTCAGTCGTCGCGCGACGGCTCGGCCTGTACCAGCCTCATCCAACGCTACGTCGGATGGCCATGGTGGCCTATTATGCAGGGGCACGTTGCAACGTGCCCTTACGGGATCATGGCCTGATCTGTATCGGCGATCGGTCGTATTGCATCCTCAACCCGATCGGCGAGCGGCTGGCCAACGCCGCCATTGTGATGGACCAGGGGATCGTGCAAGGCTGGAAAGGGAAACTCGACGAGCTCTTCGATGGCAGACTGCAAGCGTTTCCGCTCGCACTGAGTGCGCTCGGCAGTACGACGCGACGTGGACCGGTCCGATGCCTTGGCCCCCTGGCGTTTCGAGCGCATCATGCCGCCAAGGCCGGCGCGCTGCTGATTGGAGACGCCGCCGGCTTTTACGACCCCTTTACCGGAGAAGGCGTAGGTCACGCCCTCTGCAGCGCGAAGCTTGCGACCCGCGAGGTCGTCTCAGCCATCGCTGAGGGTGACGGAGGCCTTACGGAGGCCCACCTCTGGCGGTTTGATGATGAGCAGCGCAAGGCCGTGACGAGCAGGACACGCCTGGGTGCTATATTGCAGGCCATCATCCGTCGTCCAGGCGCAGCCAATGCTGTCGCGCAACTCCTCCGGAGACGTCAACCTTTTGCGGACCTGATGCTTGGCGTGGTTGGCGATCTGCTCCCGCCCCACACCCTCTTCTCCCTAGACACCCTGAGGGCGCTTCTCTAA
- a CDS encoding methyltransferase domain-containing protein, translating into MVTTRLSLPRLQGAAELLDRSGHSDEEIRENLHDLERLNRYFGGVRTVLVHLSRMVGEHSQSPITILDIATGGADIPRAICRWARKRKLAVAIEAVDRNDQVLAVATEWSIDFPEIQLRQVQAPPLPYPDHSFDYVIASLFFHHLNEAEGTLLLREMARVARRGLLVNDLFRSRLACLLTAMTTRLLSGNRLTRHDGPMSVLRGFRPEELRRMATEAGLANVRLRRLPWFRIALTNEIAT; encoded by the coding sequence ATGGTAACGACCCGGCTGTCCCTCCCTCGTCTCCAAGGGGCGGCGGAACTACTGGACCGCTCGGGTCACTCCGATGAGGAGATCCGTGAGAACCTGCACGACCTGGAACGGCTGAACCGCTACTTCGGGGGTGTGCGCACGGTACTTGTGCACCTCAGTCGAATGGTAGGCGAGCATTCACAGAGCCCTATCACGATCCTGGACATCGCGACCGGCGGGGCCGATATTCCTCGAGCCATCTGTCGTTGGGCTAGAAAGCGCAAGCTTGCGGTTGCCATCGAGGCAGTGGACCGGAACGACCAGGTTCTGGCTGTTGCAACCGAATGGTCGATCGACTTCCCGGAGATCCAACTGCGGCAGGTGCAAGCGCCGCCCTTGCCATACCCTGATCACAGCTTCGACTACGTCATTGCCTCTCTTTTCTTTCACCACCTCAACGAGGCCGAAGGGACTCTCCTGCTGCGGGAGATGGCGCGGGTGGCGCGACGCGGATTGCTGGTCAATGACCTGTTTCGCAGCCGACTTGCCTGTCTGCTGACAGCGATGACCACACGGCTGTTGTCCGGCAATCGTCTGACGCGCCACGACGGCCCGATGTCTGTCCTTCGCGGGTTCCGACCTGAGGAGTTGCGTCGCATGGCGACCGAGGCCGGTCTTGCCAATGTACGACTGCGCCGCCTTCCATGGTTTCGCATCGCCCTCACCAACGAGATTGCAACTTGA